In the Topomyia yanbarensis strain Yona2022 chromosome 3, ASM3024719v1, whole genome shotgun sequence genome, one interval contains:
- the LOC131689782 gene encoding equilibrative nucleoside transporter 4: MMEATENGGNSSYEPLEGRRAFDTSEGLDMEGGGPPKDRRKLVFFALMTAGVGFVLPYNSFIIAADYWQSRFPGQSVALDMSMTYIIVALCTVLLNNVFLSLAPFRVRVAFGYAVSFTTLVFVALCEVAWHMFTAKTAYSVNLAAVSLVAMGCTIQQSSFYGFASMLPKQYTQAVMAGESIAGFLVSSNRVVTKLLIKSDRASTAIFFLTSTVYIAFSYVLHSITTHSPFVRYHMKACAKIVLRPDDEHTLSDTIEGDMSNARYGVLALESSPPVHIPPGTTTLSFSNPVYELSNPSGGESVLETNINNLTSTTTSVTTNRNSTNRPITSPTSATASHDVSNVAFKVEHVMTPDICSSGRFGSFRSGVESRWKVAHAIYPYMACIALAYCVTLSLYPGIESEIISCNLGTWMPVLLMFTFNTSDVAGKLLAAVPYTWSRRQLILMSGLRALLVPLILLCCSPRDQPVIAGEASAFVFTAALGISNGLAGSLPMMLAPDKVSATLKEVTGNMMTLSYNIGLTAGSLVGYVFEAMLGPQLPNPCPQYPFVPPRANEPIFNNLSITTSTSTTTMATALLTTLTSTILQSSTSSVSPEITSSISLPATSTLSQSTTVLSSTPTTGDVDVTTNSLDSSNLVTFAATFVYNATHSILEATTER; encoded by the exons ATGATGGAGGCAACGGAAAATGGAGGAAATTCATCGTATGAACCGTTAGAGGGTAGAAGAGCGTTTGATACGTCCGAAGGCCTGGACATGGAAGGCGGTGGTCCACCGAAGGACCGCAGAAAACTGGTATTTTTTGCGTTAATGACGGCCGGCGTCGGTTTTGTGTTGCCATATAACAG CTTTATCATTGCAGCCGATTATTGGCAGTCACGTTTCCCCGGACAATCGGTAGCCTTGGATATGTCCATGACATACATCATCGTAGCATTGTGCACAGTGCTGTTAAACAATGTGTTTCTGTCACTCGCACCGTTCCGCGTACGTGTAGCTTTTG GATACGCAGTATCTTTCACTACGCTAGTTTTCGTAGCTCTCTGTGAAGTGGCATGGCACATGTTTACCGCTAAAACGGCATATTCTGTGAATTTAGCTGCAGTATCTTTGGTAGCTATGGGATGCACGATACAGCAATCCAGTTTCTATGGATTCGCGAGTATGCTGCCGAAGCAGTATACCCAAGCAGTTATGGCGGGCGAAA GTATTGCAGGATTTTTGGTTTCATCGAATCGTGTAGTAACAAAATTGTTGATCAAAAGCGATCGTGCATCGACTGCAATTTTCTTCCTAACGTCTACGGTTTACATAGCGTTCAGTTATGTATTGCACTCTATTACAACACATTCGCCGTTTGTGCGATATCATATGAAGGCCTGTGCCAAAATTGTGCTGCGACCTGACGATGAACATACACTT aGTGATACTATAGAAGGTGATATGTCGAATGCGCGATACGGAGTGCTAGCACTCGAATCAAGTCCTCCCGTTCACATTCCTCCTGGTACTACTACATTAAGCTTTAG CAACCCCGTTTACGAGCTCTCAAATCCAAGTGGGGGTGAAAGCGTactagaaacaaatataaacAATCTGACGTCTACCACAACTAGTGTAACTACCAATCGCAATTCGACGAATCGACCGATAACATCCCCAACTTCGGCAACGGCATCGCATGATGTTTCCAATGTTGCCTTTAAAGTTGAACACGTAATGACCCCAGATATTTGTAGCTCTGGTAGATTTGGCAGCTTCCGCA GTGGCGTCGAATCGCGATGGAAGGTTGCTCATGCCATCTATCCTTATATGGCCTGCATAGCTTTGGCGTACTGTGTAACACTTTCTTTGTATCCTGGAATAGAATCGGAAATTATATCCTGTAATCTCGGCACGTGGATGCCAGTGCTTCTAATGTTTACCTTCAACACATCCGATGTAGCGGGAAAGCTGCTGGCAGCAGTTCCGTACACTTGGTCTCGAAGACAGTTGATCCTAATGTCCGGTCTACGGGCTCTACTCGTACCTCTTATACTGCTTTGCTGTTCTCCGCGTGATCAGCCGGTAATTGCTGGTGAAGCATCGGCGTTTGTATTTACTGCCGCTCTCGGCATTTCGAACGGACTAGCGGGCAGTCTACCTATGATGCTTGCACCGGACAAGGTATCAGCAACACTGAAAGAGGTCACCGGTAATATGATGACGCTTTCCTATAATATAGGGCTAACTGCAGGATCTTTAGTTGGATACGTTTTCGAGGCAATGTTGGGACCACAGCTGCCGAACCCCTGTCCACAATATCCATTTGTTCCTCCGAGAGCCAATGAACCTATTTTCAATAACTTGAGCATCACCACTAGTACCAGTACTACGACGATGGCAACGGCACTTCTAACAACCTTAACCTCTACTATCCTTCAGTCTAGCACATCAAGTGTTTCCCCAGAAATCACCAGCAGCATATCATTACCAGCGACCTCAACGCTATCGCAATCAACAACAGTATTAAGCTCGACGCCAACTACCGGTGATGTTGATGTTACTACTAACTCGCTAGACAGCAGCAACTTAGTGACGTTTGCGGCCACTTTTGTATACAATGCAACTCATTCGATACTGGAAGCTACCACCGAACGCTAA